CTAAGATTAGTTTTGATTAGTAAGTAATTAATTTTACTTTATTAAAATAATTTTAAATAGATTTTAATTATTACAGAATAAAATAACCGGGGTTTTATGAAATTTATTTTTGTTATTTAAAATAAAAGGGTGTACACTTACCAGTAATTATTGTATTTCAATATCGAGATTTAATAATTAAATAATCTAATATCCCAGGAGGGAGATATGAAGAGAAGTATTTTATCAGTATGTATATTAACATTATTATGTTTGTTATCATGTGATATCAATGCCCTTAATGATTTATTAAATGAAGTAAGGGAAAAATTTTTAGATGAAAGCAAAGATAATAAAGGTTTAAACCATAAACAAGAAAATCAGGAACAAAAAGAAGTTGTTATAGATGCTTTTGAAGAGGGTGTAGAAATAAAACAAGATATGGGAGTAAAGCCTGTTAATGCGGGATTTGAGGTGTCTGAGCAATTTTATCCATACTATGTCCAAGAAGAAATAGAGATAAAAGAAGGAGACCTAATACCAAGTACTGAGTCCGAAAAAGAAGTAGATAATGCAGTTAAAAATATAGAGCGTGTTATTGAAGATTCTGGATTTTCTCAATTAATTGAGGATGCACTTAAACTCAAAAGTGAATATGAGCGATTAGAATCTAGTTTTTATGGTATTCTTTCAGAACTTAAAAATAAAATAAGGAGTAGTAATCTTATAAAGGATAAAACAAATAGACAGAAGCTCATTAAATTACAAAATAGGTTCAATGAAGAAAGGAATCAGCTTGATATGTTTATGACCCAAATTGATGCAGGACTTAATAAAAGAAGTTCTGCAAAATATTTTTTTGAAGAAGCGCAAAAAACTTTAAGAGAAGCTATTATTGAAAGATTAAGAAATAATAAACGTAGAAGTTACTCATCAAGAAGATGGAATAGCGATTCTTTAGCTCAAAAGGCACGAAGTGATGCAGAAAATGTTTTAAGTTTATTAGAATCCTCTTCTTCTAATATAGGAGAAGCAATAGGAATAAAGAAAGAGATAGAGGAACTCATTAATGAGGCAAAGTCTGTTCTAGAGAATCTTTCAAGATAGAGATGGTAAAGATTTAAATCTTTTATAAGATTAGTATTTTCAATAAGAGTTCCTTATAAAGGAACTCTTATTAATTTTATTTAAATAAGTTTTTACAAACTAATTACCTTTAAGATTTGACTATGAGTTTGTACTGCTTAAATGTCTTAACAAGTGTGAGTATTATTATTCCAAAGTGTTTTTGAAAGGTATCAAATGTTTTGAT
This is a stretch of genomic DNA from Borrelia parkeri. It encodes these proteins:
- a CDS encoding P12 family lipoprotein; amino-acid sequence: MKRSILSVCILTLLCLLSCDINALNDLLNEVREKFLDESKDNKGLNHKQENQEQKEVVIDAFEEGVEIKQDMGVKPVNAGFEVSEQFYPYYVQEEIEIKEGDLIPSTESEKEVDNAVKNIERVIEDSGFSQLIEDALKLKSEYERLESSFYGILSELKNKIRSSNLIKDKTNRQKLIKLQNRFNEERNQLDMFMTQIDAGLNKRSSAKYFFEEAQKTLREAIIERLRNNKRRSYSSRRWNSDSLAQKARSDAENVLSLLESSSSNIGEAIGIKKEIEELINEAKSVLENLSR